A genomic region of Blattabacterium cuenoti contains the following coding sequences:
- the purE gene encoding 5-(carboxyamino)imidazole ribonucleotide mutase, producing MAIAIFCGSASDKSTMQIAEEILNKFNINNKTYVISAHRLPDILSNTIKKIESTKGMELIIAGAGLSAHLPGIIASKTILPVIGVPIHSHNGGLLGGLDALFSIVQMPKDVPVATVGINNAYNAALLAIHILSIKYDEIKKLLLKFRMERREKLVTEIEQYL from the coding sequence GTGGCTATAGCTATATTTTGTGGAAGCGCATCCGACAAATCGACTATGCAAATAGCGGAAGAAATATTAAATAAATTCAATATAAATAATAAAACTTATGTTATATCTGCACATCGTTTGCCCGATATCCTATCAAATACAATAAAAAAAATTGAATCTACAAAGGGAATGGAATTAATTATTGCCGGAGCTGGTTTATCTGCTCATTTACCAGGAATAATTGCTTCAAAAACTATTTTACCTGTTATCGGAGTTCCAATCCATTCCCATAATGGTGGATTGTTAGGAGGGCTAGACGCTCTTTTTTCCATTGTGCAAATGCCTAAGGATGTTCCTGTTGCTACAGTTGGAATCAATAATGCCTATAATGCTGCTTTATTAGCTATTCACATATTATCTATAAAATATGACGAAATCAAAAAATTATTACTAAAATTCAGAATGGAAAGGAGAGAAAAATTAGTTACTGAAATAGAGCAATATTTATGA